In one Mycobacterium sp. NBC_00419 genomic region, the following are encoded:
- the rplT gene encoding 50S ribosomal protein L20 has protein sequence MARVKRALNAQKKRRTVLKASKGYRGQRSRLYRKAKEQQLHSLTYAYRDRRARKGEFRKLWISRINAAARANDITYNRLIQGLKAAGVEVDRKNLAEIAVSDPAAFTALVEVAKAALPEDVNVPSGEAA, from the coding sequence ATGGCACGCGTGAAGCGCGCACTCAACGCCCAGAAGAAGCGGCGCACAGTACTCAAGGCGTCGAAGGGCTACCGCGGGCAGCGTTCGCGGCTCTACCGCAAGGCCAAAGAGCAGCAGCTGCATTCGTTGACCTACGCCTACCGGGACCGCCGTGCCCGCAAGGGCGAGTTCCGCAAGTTGTGGATCTCCCGGATCAACGCTGCCGCCCGCGCCAACGACATCACCTACAACCGGCTCATCCAGGGCTTGAAGGCCGCCGGTGTCGAGGTCGACCGCAAGAACCTCGCCGAGATCGCCGTCAGCGATCCGGCTGCGTTCACCGCGCTGGTCGAGGTCGCCAAGGCCGCCCTTCCGGAGGACGTCAACGTTCCTTCCGGCGAAGCCGCCTGA
- the rpmI gene encoding 50S ribosomal protein L35, whose translation MPKAKTHSGASKRFRKTGTGKIVRQKANRRHLLEHKPSKRTRRLDGRTVVAANDTKRVNAMLNG comes from the coding sequence ATGCCTAAGGCCAAGACTCACAGCGGGGCCAGCAAGCGCTTCCGCAAGACCGGCACCGGCAAGATCGTTCGGCAGAAGGCGAACCGTCGCCACCTGCTCGAGCACAAGCCGAGCAAGCGGACCCGCCGGCTCGACGGTCGCACCGTCGTGGCGGCCAACGACACCAAGCGTGTCAACGCGATGCTGAACGGCTGA
- the infC gene encoding translation initiation factor IF-3 produces MSTETRVNERIRVPEVRLIGPGGEQVGIVRIEDALRVAADADLDLVEVAPDARPPVCKIMDYGKYKYETALKERESRKNQQQTVVKEQKLRPKIDPHDYATKRGHVIRFLEAGSKVKVTIMFRGREQSRPELGYRLLQRLAADVADHGFVETSAKQDGRNMTMVLAPHRGAKTRAKAAQQTIGAPAAEPAPEPDAPTEN; encoded by the coding sequence ATCAGCACTGAGACACGCGTCAACGAGCGCATCCGCGTTCCCGAAGTCCGCTTGATCGGACCGGGTGGCGAGCAGGTAGGCATCGTGCGCATCGAAGACGCCCTCCGCGTCGCCGCGGATGCCGATCTCGACCTTGTGGAAGTGGCCCCAGATGCCAGACCTCCGGTCTGCAAGATCATGGACTACGGCAAGTACAAGTACGAGACGGCACTCAAGGAGCGCGAGTCTCGCAAGAACCAGCAGCAGACCGTCGTCAAGGAACAGAAGCTTCGCCCCAAGATCGACCCGCATGACTACGCGACCAAGCGGGGTCACGTCATCCGCTTCCTGGAAGCCGGGTCCAAGGTCAAGGTGACGATCATGTTCCGTGGCCGCGAACAGTCCCGGCCCGAACTTGGGTACCGGCTCCTGCAGCGGCTGGCCGCAGACGTAGCCGACCACGGTTTCGTCGAGACATCGGCCAAGCAGGACGGTCGCAACATGACGATGGTGCTGGCACCGCATCGCGGCGCGAAGACTCGTGCCAAGGCGGCGCAACAGACGATCGGAGCGCCGGCGGCAGAGCCCGCCCCAGAGCCTGACGCTCCCACCGAAAACTGA
- a CDS encoding DUF1844 domain-containing protein, with protein MTDSPSIRDLADIPAVEVITRAAVMLMSAAAEKLGLADSDPDASDHRDLDEARRLITALAGLVTASAEYLGPHAGPVRDGLKTLQLAFREASAAPEEPGSGPGEKYTGPVW; from the coding sequence ATGACGGATTCCCCTAGCATCCGCGACCTGGCTGACATCCCGGCCGTGGAGGTCATCACCCGGGCCGCGGTCATGCTGATGAGCGCAGCCGCCGAGAAACTCGGTCTCGCCGACTCCGACCCGGATGCCAGCGACCACCGCGACCTCGACGAAGCGCGCCGGCTCATTACCGCCCTCGCGGGTCTGGTCACCGCCTCGGCGGAGTACCTGGGCCCGCATGCGGGTCCGGTGCGCGACGGGCTGAAGACTCTGCAGCTCGCCTTCCGGGAAGCCAGCGCCGCCCCCGAGGAACCGGGCAGCGGTCCTGGCGAGAAGTACACCGGCCCGGTCTGGTAG